Genomic DNA from Pseudomonas sp. CCC3.1:
GCATTGCGCTTCGCATTGCCTATACAAAAATGGATTTGATGTTGCGACATCTTGAAAGGAGTTCTGTTATTACGAATTTAAACCAATTAAGACAAGGCGGTCCTTGGGGTAAATTGCTGCTTGTAGGCAGTATTGCAGGGGTCGTTACTTTTCCCGGTTTTTACGTCAAGCGCGGGCGCGTTAGCGTTGATGATTTAAGCACTTTCCCCATGCTGCTCAAGCGCAAATTGGTGATTTTACAATGGGCAGGGATAGTGCTGCTTAGCTCGGGTTTCGTACTGTGGCTTGTTGGTAAAACCATTGGCTGGCTTGAGTAACTTTCATTCATTGGCAGCGAACGCATCACCCTCAAAGGCGCGATCCATCCTGCGCAGCATCGGCATCCAGCTCCTGCCGCTGGGCCTGACCATTGGCTACGGCCACCTCAACAGCACGGTCGAAGCCGTGCTCGATGCCCACCAAGGGCTGGCAGATGAAGTGCAACCGTATCAGTCCGGGGTGGTGATTCACTTGCCGGATGTGGTGGGGGCGAGTGAGGAGGGGGTTATGTTGTGGAGTTAGTCATCGGACTCAATTAGCAAGGCAGTCTCAAAATCTTGCCCGCCGTAATAAATGCCAATGATAAAAATCTGCTTGCCATCAACGGCAAAAGCAATCACGGCCCGCTTGCGATAGTTGGTTATTCGCAGACCTGGGCGTATATCGTCGCGTTGATTTCCTCGCAGGGGAAACGTTCTCAACTCTTCGCAATAGGTCACGATGGCGTCGGTGTAGCGTTTGGCAACTTCAGGAGAGGCCGCCGTGGCTATAAATCGTTAGAGCGCCATCAATTGCTCCACGGCTTCAGGCGAATACTCACAGGCTGCCCGCAATGCAGCCGTTTTGCCTTTTACACCCTGCTTTGTGCGGGGCTTTTGTCGTCTGGAGCATTTATGACACCCACCTTTCGCATCGTTGCAGACGGCGCTGACATTACTTCGTTGATCAATGACCATCTGCTGTTGCTGCGCACTACGGACAAACCCGGCATGGAGTCAGGCGACTTCGAACTGCGTATCGATGACCGTGATAGCGCCGTATCCTTGCCAAATCGCGGGTCCAGCATCGAAATCTTTCTCATGCTTGATCAGCCAGAATTGTTCGCCAGCGCTGTCACCAAATTCCTGAACCCGTGAAGGGCTGCGGGTCAGCAGCGGATTATCCGCATCTGCTGCTGACTTCAAGCCGCGCGATGACTGTCGTAGGTCATTGAGTAGACCGACATGTCTTTCCCTTGGTTGTTATTCATCACGGGCGAAAGGATGAGCTATCCCTTTCAGGGAAGCGTGGCATCTTTGACCGTTAGTCCGACCTGCTGTGGGTGCTTGGCTCGCAATGGGGCAGTTTCGTGCAGCCCTAGGCCTAACAGGGCTACGACCACCGCACAGGCGGCTTGCAACATCAGAGGAGCGCTCAGCCCTGCGATGTCAGCCAGCCACCCGCCAGCGACCGGGCTTAGAACGCCCCCGACGATTTCCCCCATGCCCATTACCAGGCCCACGCAAGCAGCGATGCGGTGTGCGGGCACTGTTTCGGAAGGGATGGTGGCCATAAAAATAGGCGCTACTCCGCTGGCTGACCAGGTCAGAAAAAGAATCAGGCAGAGCATCCAGAAAGGCCCGTCGAAGTACAGGGCCGCCAACGGTGTGAGCGCTCCGATCAAGGAAAACACGACGACCACGGTTCGGCGTCCCAAGCGGTCTGACAGTGCGGGCACGATGTAGCTGCAGATCGTCGCGCTGGCACCCAGTACGCTCATCAGAATACCCATGTCAGTTGAGCTGAAATGGCGTTCGTTCATGTAGTACACCGGCATAAAGGCCCAGCCCAGCACCATCCACGCCACATAAAAACAGGCAATCAGCATGCTCAGCCAAACGTTGCGATAGCGCAGCAGATCACGCAGCGTGCCACTGACAGGGGCAGTCATCGTTGCTGCGACAGGGGCGATGATGGCTTTGGGCTCTTTTACGTACTTCCAGATCAACCAGGCGGCGATCAATCCGGGGATGCCCGCGACGAAGAAAGCCAGTCGCCAGTCGTAATGGCTGGCGATCGCCACGAGCACCAGCGGGGCAATGCACGAGCCCAGCAGGTTACTGCCGAAGTTCTGCATGATGCCCATGTTCTGGCCCCGTCTTTTCGGGGTCGAGTTCATGACCATCAATGTTTGCGAGATGGGCAGAATGGGCCCCTCGGCCACCCCCATCAACAAACGTGCGGCCAATAACATGAAGAATGAACCGGCGAGGCCAGAGATGAATGAGCAGGCTGAAAAGACAATGACCGCTATCAGCAGGTACGGTTTACGACGACCGCTGCGGTCTGACTGGGCGCCCAGCAGGTAGCCCGACAGGGCCCAGGTAAGGGAAAGTGCCGACACCAGCAGGCCGATCTGGGTGTTGCTCAGATTTAGGTCTTGCGCCACAAAGGGCGCCAGGAAACTCATGGCATTGCGATCAAAGAAAACAAAGCCAAAGCTCAGGCTAAGAACAAACAACAGACGGTTTTCATAATGAGAGAACCAGCGGCGCATGGTGAATCTCCGGCATGATTATTGTTATGGGTTGACTGATGCTGGTTGCGGCTCAGCCGGCAATGACATAGCAAAGGGCAGGCCAGCGCCCGTTTAATTAAATAAGCTGTTGAATTAAAAGGATTTTCAAAAACCAACCGAAGTGTCTGCCTTGATCTTTGTTGATGAAGGTGGGAAAAATTGATGATCAAATCCGATGCCTCCGATTCCCTTCACGACCACGTGCGGTGGAAAACAAAAATAATTAGGAGATTGCATGAATCGCTCGCCCCAGATCGTTACCCATGATCAGCCTGCTCGCCCCGTACAAGGCTACGAAACCTGCGCGCCAACACCCGCAGACCTTCGCCGATTTCTGCGCTTTTCCGATGAGGATGCGCGTATCTGGCTGGATGATCAGAGCATGGTCATGCTGCACTCCACGGCACTGGGAGCACTGCGCCAGGAATTGATCGAGAGTGTTGGCCATGAGGGTGCCAAGCGCATGTTGATGCGTATCGGTTATTCCGCAGGCACTCAAGATGCCG
This window encodes:
- a CDS encoding tail protein X, yielding MLRSIGIQLLPLGLTIGYGHLNSTVEAVLDAHQGLADEVQPYQSGVVIHLPDVVGASEEGVMLWS
- a CDS encoding MFS transporter, which codes for MRRWFSHYENRLLFVLSLSFGFVFFDRNAMSFLAPFVAQDLNLSNTQIGLLVSALSLTWALSGYLLGAQSDRSGRRKPYLLIAVIVFSACSFISGLAGSFFMLLAARLLMGVAEGPILPISQTLMVMNSTPKRRGQNMGIMQNFGSNLLGSCIAPLVLVAIASHYDWRLAFFVAGIPGLIAAWLIWKYVKEPKAIIAPVAATMTAPVSGTLRDLLRYRNVWLSMLIACFYVAWMVLGWAFMPVYYMNERHFSSTDMGILMSVLGASATICSYIVPALSDRLGRRTVVVVFSLIGALTPLAALYFDGPFWMLCLILFLTWSASGVAPIFMATIPSETVPAHRIAACVGLVMGMGEIVGGVLSPVAGGWLADIAGLSAPLMLQAACAVVVALLGLGLHETAPLRAKHPQQVGLTVKDATLP
- a CDS encoding type II toxin-antitoxin system RelE/ParE family toxin, whose protein sequence is MTYCEELRTFPLRGNQRDDIRPGLRITNYRKRAVIAFAVDGKQIFIIGIYYGGQDFETALLIESDD